In the genome of Henningerozyma blattae CBS 6284 chromosome 5, complete genome, one region contains:
- the PPN1 gene encoding endopolyphosphatase (similar to Saccharomyces cerevisiae PPN1 (YDR452W); ancestral locus Anc_5.568), protein MVKRLHFSILVIITTLFILISIFTFTKDIQPTVDLQNSPVTLNKDISSPDVILPKYDHLGLSDTKPIIIWNPSLNKNKTLHGRFLHITDIHPDQFYLEGSDIGEMCHRTKTDDSSKSNKAPIFGKAMAGCDTPIILMNETFKWIDKNLKDKIDFVMWTGDNIRHDNDRNYPRTEAEIFDYNLKLSNVLYDIFKDSNGDVDENPYDLGVNVIPSIGNNDVFPHNMFSMGPTLQTREFYRIWRHFIPQEQQRFFDNGVSFFTEIIPNKLAVISINTLYLFKSNPLVDNCTKKNQPGYKLLIWFGQILTEMRKRNMKVWIIGHVPPIKKNFQKSCFDKFTLWINEFSDIIIGNVYGHMNIDHFIPVDTRDSIDSIYLSSKFTSNNDNNDDDDEFYDNNLSIDEYIRDLARESKEVQMMGAAPVNKGSYMDKVRKEYYQKVFEEIEGIEDVDKQEGDEFEIKKKKKKNKKDKKKKRKLRRDLDQLIREYNIISIGASIIPTFNPSFRVWEYNITGLEDELQVANKNNKSWNDFFHELEKILQKETISMDNQANDDDDDDELENLIIKNDKTIPKLTNHKLGPAYENQLFTPIRYVQYYINLEKINHKYYELMASDNDDISKEGAIRQSFEVDIEYVSNSDPYNMETLIVPEYFELMKKLYLDDEIWQEYLDLAFAKSGYKD, encoded by the coding sequence atgGTTAAACGATTACATTTCTCAATAttagttattattacaactctctttattttaatatctatatttaCTTTTACCAAGGATATACAACCAACAGTTGACCTTCAAAATAGCCCTGTAACCTtgaataaagatattagtAGTCCAGATGTAATATTACCCAAATATGATCATTTAGGATTATCAGATACTAAACCaatcattatttggaaTCCAAgtttaaacaaaaataaaacattaCATGGTAGATTCTTGCATATCACAGATATCCATCCTGACCAGTTTTATCTAGAAGGTTCAGATATCGGTGAAATGTGTCATAGAACGAAAACTGATGATTCTTCCAAGAGTAATAAAGCTCCGATTTTTGGTAAAGCTATGGCAGGTTGTGATACtccaattattttaatgaatgaAACTTTCAAATGGATTgacaaaaatttaaaagataaaatagaTTTTGTTATGTGGACAGGCGATAATATTAGACATGATAATGATAGAAATTATCCAAGAACTGAGGCTGAAATTTTcgattataatttaaaattgtcCAATGTATTATATGATATCTTTAAAGATAGTAATGGTGATGTTGATGAAAACCCATATGATCTAGGAGTAAATGTGATACCAAGTATCGGTAATAATGATGTTTTCCCTCATAATATGTTTTCCATGGGCCCCACTTTACAGACAAGAGAATTTTATAGAATTTGGAGACATTTCATCCCACAAGAACAACAAAGATTTTTTGATAATGGtgtttcatttttcacagaaattattccaaataaattagCTGTCATTTCCATTAATAccttatatttatttaaatcaaatccCTTGGTAGATAATTGtactaaaaaaaaccaACCTggttataaattattaatttggTTTGGTCAAATCCTTACGGAAATGAGAAAACGTAATATGAAAGTTTGGATTATTGGTCATGTTCCAccaattaagaaaaatttccaaaaatcTTGTTTCGATAAGTTTACTCTATggattaatgaatttagtgatattattattgggaATGTTTATGGTCATATGAATATTGATCATTTCATACCAGTAGATACAAGAGATTCAATAGActcaatatatttatcttcCAAGTTTACaagtaataatgataataatgatgatgatgatgaattttatgataataatttatcaattgatGAATATATAAGAGATTTGGCAAGAGAATCTAAAGAAGTTCAAATGATGGGTGCAGCACCTGTAAATAAGGGCTCATATATGGATAAAGTtagaaaagaatattatcaaaaagTATTCGAAGAAATAGAAGGAATAGAGGATGTAGATAAACAAGAAGGAGACGAATTTGAGattaagaaaaagaaaaagaaaaataaaaaggataaaaaaaagaagagaaAGTTAAGACGTGATTTAGATCAATTAATTAGAGAGTACAATATAATTAGTATAGGTGCGTCTATCATACCGACATTTAATCCAAGTTTTAGAGTTTGGGAATATAATATCACTGGATTAGAAGATGAGTTACAAGTagctaataaaaataataagagTTGGAATGATTTTTTCcatgaattagaaaaaattttacaaaaagaAACTATATCAATGGATAATCAAgctaatgatgatgatgatgatgatgaattagaaaatttgataattaaaaatgataagaCTATACCAAAATTAACGAATCATAAATTAGGACCAGCTTatgaaaatcaattatttacaCCAATACGATATGTACAATATTATATCAACTTGGAGAAAATTAATCACAAATATTATGAATTAATGGCAagtgataatgatgatatttcaaaagaagGTGCAATAAGACAGAGTTTTGAAGTGGATATTGAATATGTTTCCAATTCAGATCCCTATAATATGGAAACATTAA
- the YHP1 gene encoding Yhp1p (similar to Saccharomyces cerevisiae YHP1 (YDR451C) and YOX1 (YML027W); ancestral locus Anc_5.567): MNGQQVLPSISQLLTISQPSSESSNNTNNTSPPPQQQNILNNRSNSNYGNNSTPTVTPVPKRFITLPPLVPSMNLNSNVDVGVQINNNATTTAAAPSSNNVNTQIPSPSPAQGPFIQKHFSNSANLLIANDSNSILNTPPPTRSSSSSSTTGPMMMNTQQHPHHPLQNSQPHPQYTQVPQTQPHLHPQHINININKQIAAANAVASLNMNNQVPSPSTPSVKAKRPDVFTPLSAAAKAIITPCTNDKKRAFAFITHSQETFPKREPKIDNAPLARRKRRRTSTHELNILQNEFQICPTPTKNRRCELAQVCNMSEKAVQIWFQNKRQSVKRHNKQHLSSSNLSNKSMDESLENSDDHSNSNNSTPLQPTTPSSNKRIVNSNTSKSSPNHTIKIIGNKNDLEKNKENIEISPSRTPGKRSQALTFHLKSDMKILTPIKTSPNTRVNKLINGSNPSVNFNVNTGNNEAMDNENNLTPTKRRGKVLADLGNRIQ; encoded by the coding sequence ATGAATGGCCAACAAGTTTTACCTTCTATTTCTCAACTGTTAACTATCTCTCAGCCAAGTAGTGAGTCATCCAATAATACCAACAACACATCACCACCACCACAACAACAAAACATTTTGAATAACCGTAGCAATAGCAATTatggtaataattcaaCTCCGACAGTAACTCCAGTCCCTAAAAGATTCATCACTTTACCTCCCTTAGTTCCTTctatgaatttgaattcaaaTGTGGATGTAGGCGttcaaattaataacaaCGCAACCACTACCGCCGCTGCTCCTTCTTCCAACAATGTAAACACACAAATACCTTCTCCTTCACCAGCACAAGGTccatttattcaaaaacaTTTCTCCAACAGTGCAAACCTTTTGATCGCTAACGATTCTAATTCTATTCTAAACACTCCTCCACCAACACGTTCCTCAAGCTCCAGTAGTACAACAGGTCCTATGATGATGAACACTCAACAACACCCTCATCATCCTTTGCAAAATTCACAACCACACCCTCAATACACTCAAGTTCCACAAACTCAACCCCATTTACATCCACAAcatatcaatattaatattaacaaaCAAATTGCAGCTGCCAATGCAGTTGCATCTTTAAACATGAACAATCAAGTCCCATCCCCATCCACTCCTTCTGTTAAGGCTAAAAGACCTGATGTATTCACTCCATTATCTGCTGCAGCAAAGGCTATTATTACTCCTTGTACAAACGACAAGAAGAGAGCATTTGCCTTTATCACTCATTCTCAAGAAACTTTCCCCAAACGTGAACCCAAAATTGATAATGCTCCTCTAGCTAGACGTAAGAGACGTAGAACTTCCACTcatgaattaaatattttacaaaatgaatttcaaatttgtcCTACTCCGACTAAAAATAGAAGATGTGAATTAGCTCAAGTTTGTAATATGAGTGAAAAAGCTGTTCAAATTTggtttcaaaataaaagacAAAGTGTTAAAAGACATAATAAACAGCATCTATCTTCTTCAAACTTATCCAATAAATCAATGGATGAAAGCTTAGAAAATAGTGATGATCATtccaattctaataattctactCCATTACAACCAACTACTCCTTCCtcaaataaaagaattgttAATTCTAATACTTCTAAATCATCACCAAATCATACCATCAAAATCATTGgcaataaaaatgatttggaaaaaaataaagaaaatatcgAAATTAGTCCAAGTAGAACTCCAGGGAAAAGATCTCAAGCTTTAACTTTCCATCTAAAATCTGATATGAAGATATTAACTCCAATTAAGACTTCTCCAAACACTAGAGTCAACAAATTGATCAATGGCTCTAACCCAAGTGTTAATTTCAATGTTAATACTGGTAATAATGAAGCCATGGATAacgaaaataatttaactCCAACAAAAAGAAGAGGTAAAGTTTTAGCTGACTTGGGTAACAGAATCCAATAG
- the YML6 gene encoding mitochondrial 54S ribosomal protein uL4m (similar to Saccharomyces cerevisiae YML6 (YML025C); ancestral locus Anc_5.565), producing the protein MWSKFVERFYPSISKATIGFRNFAQSANTASTSTTTKILPNAVSPPHYTLVTIRTGSNLEPLRFQCVPTNLLFQPLRRDLLWSAVVYERDVQRVGASNPPSRSTNGYSRRKLYKQKGTGRARVGDANSPTRSTGGRALARRAPNDFSTELNSKTWNLAMRNAFSHKYREGRLYVLENNSTLEDKIIPRSIFITDNPDIEDRVSPSDLRVVDLLGARKVLIDLNALQTINKLTCK; encoded by the coding sequence ATGTGGTCTAAATTTGTGGAGAGGTTTTATCCTTCCATTTCAAAAGCAACCATTGGGTTTAGAAATTTTGCTCAAAGTGCTAATACTGCAAGCACCTCTACTACAACAAAAATTTTACCGAATGCTGTTTCACCACCTCATTATACTTTAGTAACTATACGAACTGGTTCAAATTTAGAGCCTTTAAGATTTCAATGTGTTCcaacaaatttattatttcaacCGTTAAGACGTGACTTACTTTGGTCTGCAGTAGTTTATGAAAGAGATGTTCAACGTGTAGGTGCTTCAAATCCACCAAGTAGATCCACAAACGGCTATTCTCGTcgtaaattatataaacaAAAAGGTACTGGTCGTGCTCGTGTAGGTGATGCTAATTCGCCAACGAGATCTACTGGTGGTCGTGCTTTAGCAAGACGTGCTCCAAATGATTTTTCAACagaattaaattcaaaaactTGGAACTTAGCTATGCGTAATGCATTTTCACATAAATATCGTGAAGGAAGGTTATATGTTTTGGAGAATAATTCGACTTTGGAAGATAAGATCATTCCTCgttcaatatttataacTGATAATCCAGATATTGAAGATAGAGTTTCTCCTTCTGATTTAAGAGTTGTAGATTTGTTAGGAGCTCGTAAAGTTTTAATCGATCTTAATGCTTTACAAAcgataaataaattaacttgtaaataa
- the UTP6 gene encoding snoRNA-binding rRNA-processing protein UTP6 (similar to Saccharomyces cerevisiae UTP6 (YDR449C); ancestral locus Anc_5.564) encodes MSKTRYYLEQCIPELDDLVEKKIFTKDEVSKIMKKRTNFEHRLSSRGSSTQDYIRYIEYEILVDKLRYKRVKRIFQAKKTNSVSDWSIIRRIQQIYNRGCNKFPSDLRLWSNYLNFMKSSNYSKHFSYKQIHSIYNSLLKLHPNVVEIWISCAKYEYEVHANFKSCRIIFQNSLRFNPEDPKLWYEYINFELNFITKLINRRKVMKLINEREQELDMLNDQSKESKQNDDTVKITSGNDMKDKLNELPEADISMLGNADTNPALRGEIALSIFDISMKTLGNNYLNKHRGFYTMESGGQFDKELRVDTVVYLFKESMKYVELFCKFKDLDRIYLINHIIQYWKGEIFDLTLKEVSLEKYIMIIFMDIINNIRFMEIEELNIEQLQLSVKKYMSYRTKNEGEREELKKMYSEYLNDNYLAKISPDDKRYGILDLIIEKL; translated from the coding sequence ATGTCAAAGACAAGATATTATTTGGAACAATGTATACCAGAATTAGACGATTTAGtagagaaaaaaatctttacTAAAGATGAAGTTTCTAagattatgaaaaaaagaactaATTTCGAACATCGGTTAAGTTCTAGAGGTTCCTCTACACAAGATTATATTCGTTATATTGAATATGAAATCTTGGTCGATAAGTTACGTTATAAAAGAGTAAAACGTATTTTCCAAGCTAAAAAAACGAATTCTGTTTCCGATTGGTCTATAATTCGTAGAATTCAACAAATTTATAACCGTGGttgtaataaatttccATCTGATTTAAGATTATGGTCTaactatttaaattttatgaaaTCATCTAATTATTCTAaacatttttcttataaaCAAATCCATTCTATTTATAACTCCCTCTTAAAATTGCATCCTAATGTGGTAGAAATATGGATATCATGTGctaaatatgaatatgaagTTCATGCGAACTTTAAGAGTTGTCGaataattttccaaaacTCTTTAAGATTTAACCCTGAGGATCCAAAGCTTTGGTATGAATacattaattttgaattaaattttattactaaattgattaatagaagaaaagtgatgaaattaatcaatGAAAGAGAACAAGAATTAGATATGTTAAATGATCAAAGTAAAGAGAGTAAACAAAATGATGATACAGTGAAGATAACTAGTGGGAATGATATGAAAGATAAATTGAATGAATTACCTGAGGCTGATATTAGTATGTTGGGTAATGCTGACACTAATCCTGCATTACGTGGTGAAATTGCATTAAgtatatttgatattagTATGAAAACATTGGggaataattatttgaataagcACCGTGGGTTTTATACCATGGAATCCGGAGGACAGTTTGATAAAGAATTGCGTGTGGACACTGTAGTGTATTTGTTTAAAGAATCTATGAAGTATGTGGAGTtgttttgtaaatttaaagatttagatcgtatttatttgatcaaccatattattcaatattgGAAGGGGGAAATTTTTGATCTCACACTAAAAGAAGTATCTTTGgagaaatatataatgattatatttatggatattattaataatattcgtTTTATGGAGattgaagaattgaatattgaacaattacaattatcagtaaagaaatatatgtCATACCGTACTAAAAACGAAGGTGAAAGAGAagaattgaagaaaatgtaCAGTGAGTACTTGAATGATAATTATTTGGCAAAAATATCGCCAGATGATAAAAGATATGGTATATTAGATTTAATTATTGAGAAGTTATAG
- the ADA2 gene encoding chromatin-binding transcription regulator ADA2 (similar to Saccharomyces cerevisiae ADA2 (YDR448W); ancestral locus Anc_5.563) yields the protein MSNKFHCDVCSADCTNRVRISCAICPEYDLCVPCFSKGSYNGNHRPFHDYRIIETNSYPILSPHWGADEELALIKGAQTLGLGNWQDIADHTGSRTKAEIQAHYEKYYLNSPYYPIPDITKKIDISQQDFLRERRSRIEQFSKKPLDPPRKQMASIPSCHEIQGFMPARLEFETEFENEAEGPVKDMIFEEDDQPLDIELKLAIIDIYYSRLTMRAEKKRLLFENNLMDYRKLQSIEKKRSKEVKELYNKIKHYSQIMTAADFKEFSKDILDEMNCRIKIKKLQEWRSNGLTTIEAGLKYEREKHAKLLILEKLSSNPNTLDTPSFPRHNRTNSHNYNELDSTQQREKDVEKKKSLTVHDIQSASDFNILSQEEQQLCLQLKILPKPYLAIKEMMFRELIKTGGIMKKKNCKDLLKIDSTRANRIYEFFQSQNWT from the coding sequence ATGTCAAACAAGTTCCACTGTGACGTCTGTTCGGCAGATTGTACTAATAGGGTCCGTATTTCATGTGCCATCTGTCCAGAATACGATCTTTGTGTTCCATGTTTCTCTAAAGGCTCCTATAACGGCAACCACAGGCCGTTTCATGATTATAGAATCATCGAAACAAATTCATATCCTATACTTTCGCCTCATTGGGGTgcagatgaagaattagcATTAATAAAAGGTGCTCAGACCTTAGGGCTGGGTAATTGGCAAGATATTGCTGATCATACAGGGAGCAGAACAAAGGCAGAAATACAAGCTcattatgaaaaatattatttgaatagtCCATATTATCCAATCCCAGATATTACCAAAAAGATTGATATCTCACAACAGGATTTCCTACGTGAAAGAAGATCAAGAATAGAGCAATTCTCCAAGAAACCACTCGATCCTCCAAGGAAACAGATGGCATCCATCCCAAGTTGTCATGAAATTCAAGGGTTCATGCCTGCTAGATTAGAATTCGAAACAGAATTCGAAAATGAAGCAGAGGGTCCTGTTAAAGATATGatttttgaagaagatgatcaACCGTTGGatatagaattaaaattggctattatagatatttattattcgCGGTTAACTATGAGAGCAGAGAAGAAacgtttattatttgaaaataactTGATGGATTATAGAAAATTACAATCTatagagaaaaaaagatcAAAAGAAGTCAAAGAGTTATACAATAAGATCAAACATTATTCACAAATCATGACCGCTGCagattttaaagaattttccAAAGATATCCTCGATGAAATGAATTgtagaataaaaattaaaaaattacaagaatGGAGATCAAATGGTCTTACGACTATTGAAGCAGGTTTGAAATATGAAAGAGAAAAACATgcaaaattattgattctAGAAAAATTGTCTTCAAACCCAAATACTTTAGACACACCCTCCTTTCCAAGACACAATAGAACAAACTCTCATAATTATAACGAATTGGATTCAACACAACAACGAGAAAAAGATGTGGAGAAAAAGAAGTCTCTAACTGTTCATGATATTCAATCTGCATCGGATTTCAATATCTTATCACAGGAGGAACAACAATTATGtttacaattgaaaatcCTGCCAAAACCTTATTTAGCCATTAAAGAAATGATGTTTAGAGAATTGATTAAAACCGGTGGTATcatgaaaaagaaaaactgtaaagatttattaaaaatcgATTCCACAAGGGCAAATAGAATTTACGAATTCTTCCAATCTCAGAATTGGACATAG